A genomic window from Armatimonadota bacterium includes:
- a CDS encoding RDD family protein, protein MEASSQIPGVPVGAEYAGFWRRLAALLIDGVVVGLAGGVVLRSLGLQTDDPLGAGNLAAIVIGWLYFALLESSPAQATVGKMVLGIVVTDLAHNRISFARATGRHFGKILSAVILFIGFLMAAFTERKQALHDIVAGCLVMRRA, encoded by the coding sequence ATGGAAGCGTCCTCGCAGATCCCCGGTGTTCCGGTCGGCGCGGAGTACGCGGGATTCTGGAGGCGGCTGGCGGCCCTTTTGATCGACGGGGTGGTCGTGGGGCTTGCCGGCGGTGTGGTGCTGCGCTCGCTCGGGCTGCAGACCGACGATCCGCTGGGGGCAGGCAACCTGGCCGCGATCGTGATCGGATGGCTGTACTTCGCGCTGCTGGAGAGTTCGCCGGCGCAGGCCACCGTCGGCAAGATGGTCCTGGGGATCGTCGTGACGGACCTCGCTCACAACCGGATCTCGTTCGCGCGCGCCACCGGGCGGCACTTCGGCAAGATCCTGTCGGCGGTGATCCTGTTCATCGGATTCCTCATGGCAGCCTTCACCGAACGCAAGCAGGCGCTGCACGACATCGTGGCCGGCTGTCTGGTGATGCGCAGGGCCTAG
- a CDS encoding DUF951 domain-containing protein produces the protein MTSQIVKLYVGDVVRTRKPHPCGGDVWVVERLGADVGIRCRTCGRFALMERVKFERRIRQFLQRGPDRPEPQMPDPGDRAPTSESPKPQPRARSGTLEPSPADRRPRRRIVKRAKGTR, from the coding sequence ATGACCTCGCAGATCGTCAAACTCTACGTCGGCGACGTCGTCCGCACGCGCAAGCCGCACCCGTGCGGGGGCGACGTGTGGGTGGTCGAGCGGCTGGGCGCCGACGTCGGCATCCGCTGCCGGACGTGCGGGCGCTTTGCGCTGATGGAGCGGGTGAAGTTCGAGCGGCGCATCCGACAGTTCCTGCAGCGGGGTCCGGACCGTCCGGAACCGCAGATGCCCGATCCCGGCGATCGCGCCCCGACCAGCGAATCCCCTAAGCCACAGCCCCGCGCGCGAAGTGGCACACTCGAGCCCAGCCCGGCAGACCGCCGTCCGCGGCGCCGGATCGTCAAGAGGGCGAAGGGGACGCGCTGA
- the ychF gene encoding redox-regulated ATPase YchF has product MALSVGIVGLPNAGKSTLFRVLTQAAAAVAPYPFTTVDPNIGVVPVPDERLAVIARLVGAERIVPATVRVVDIAGLVRDAHTGQGLGNRFLAHIRDVAAILHVVRAFEDPEVTHVEGGVDPLRDIDIVETELLAADLETIQQRAERIAARARIKDADATAEWEALRVAADHVGRGEPARTLPGDLRARLRDLRLLTEKPVAFVVNTQEGADGGHVEAVAAHARRTGSAVIPASLRVEAELLELPEEEARAYRLAAGLGEDVVQRVARAAYELLDLVTFFSTESREVRAWPLPRGTRAQRAAGEIHSDMERGFVRAEVVAFDDLRYAGSLAAAREQGKVRLEGRDYPIRDGDIVTFRFTR; this is encoded by the coding sequence GTGGCGCTTTCGGTCGGCATCGTCGGATTGCCCAACGCCGGGAAGTCGACGTTGTTCCGGGTGCTCACACAAGCGGCGGCGGCGGTCGCACCCTATCCGTTCACGACGGTCGACCCGAACATCGGCGTCGTGCCGGTGCCGGACGAGCGGCTGGCCGTGATCGCGCGCCTTGTCGGGGCCGAGCGGATCGTCCCGGCGACGGTGCGCGTCGTCGACATCGCCGGACTCGTCCGCGACGCGCACACAGGCCAGGGATTGGGAAACCGTTTCCTCGCCCACATCCGCGACGTCGCCGCGATCCTGCACGTGGTGCGGGCCTTCGAAGACCCCGAGGTCACGCACGTCGAAGGCGGCGTCGATCCGCTGCGGGACATCGACATCGTCGAGACGGAGCTGCTGGCAGCCGACCTCGAGACGATCCAGCAACGGGCGGAGCGCATCGCCGCGCGGGCGCGGATCAAGGACGCGGACGCAACCGCGGAGTGGGAGGCGCTGCGGGTGGCGGCGGACCACGTGGGCAGGGGCGAGCCGGCGCGCACCCTTCCCGGCGACCTGCGCGCCAGACTGCGCGACCTCCGGTTGTTGACCGAAAAGCCCGTTGCGTTCGTCGTCAATACCCAAGAGGGCGCCGACGGCGGCCACGTGGAGGCGGTGGCGGCGCATGCCCGGCGGACAGGCAGCGCGGTGATCCCCGCCAGCCTCCGCGTGGAAGCCGAACTGCTCGAACTTCCGGAGGAGGAGGCACGCGCGTACCGACTAGCGGCCGGACTCGGCGAGGACGTGGTGCAGCGGGTGGCGCGGGCCGCCTACGAGCTGTTGGACCTGGTGACGTTCTTCTCGACCGAGAGCCGCGAGGTCCGCGCCTGGCCGCTGCCGCGCGGCACGAGGGCGCAGCGCGCGGCCGGTGAGATCCACAGCGACATGGAGCGGGGCTTCGTGCGCGCCGAGGTCGTCGCCTTCGACGACTTGCGCTACGCGGGTTCCCTCGCGGCCGCCCGGGAGCAAGGCAAGGTGCGGCTGGAGGGCCGCGACTACCCCATCCGAGACGGCGACATCGTAACCTTCCGATTCACCCGCTGA
- the rpsF gene encoding 30S ribosomal protein S6, whose amino-acid sequence MRKPYEIVFILRPDLDDAQVQAATERVAARIAERGGEVQSIEPWGKRRLAYAIAKHREGYYVFIRFSLEPQNVQDLKQAVSMSEEVIRFLLAEAVPVRVPPAAAAVPAPEPVASAEDAPQPVHSGGGEG is encoded by the coding sequence ATGCGCAAGCCGTACGAGATCGTATTCATCCTGCGGCCGGACCTGGACGATGCACAGGTGCAGGCCGCCACGGAGCGCGTGGCCGCGCGCATCGCTGAGCGCGGCGGCGAGGTGCAGTCGATCGAGCCCTGGGGCAAGCGGCGCCTCGCGTACGCAATCGCCAAGCACCGCGAAGGGTACTACGTTTTCATCCGCTTCTCGCTGGAGCCCCAAAACGTCCAGGACCTAAAGCAGGCGGTGTCGATGTCCGAGGAGGTGATCCGTTTCCTGCTGGCCGAGGCGGTTCCGGTGCGGGTACCGCCGGCCGCGGCCGCCGTGCCGGCGCCAGAACCGGTCGCGAGCGCAGAGGACGCGCCTCAGCCCGTTCACTCTGGGGGAGGTGAGGGGTAG
- the ssb gene encoding single-stranded DNA-binding protein — MLNKVILIGRLTRDPELRYLPSGQPVATFTLAVDRPFVNQQGERKADFIPIVAWRKLAEQTSQHLSKGRLVAVDGRLQIRDYETQDGQKRRQAEVVAENIRFLDRRADASTEVAAADFEPSAEPEEEDVPF, encoded by the coding sequence ATGCTGAACAAGGTGATCCTGATCGGGCGGCTGACGCGCGACCCTGAACTGCGCTACCTGCCCAGCGGCCAGCCGGTCGCGACGTTCACGCTGGCGGTGGATCGGCCGTTCGTCAACCAGCAGGGTGAGCGCAAGGCGGACTTCATCCCGATCGTGGCCTGGCGCAAGCTGGCCGAGCAGACGTCCCAGCACCTGTCCAAGGGCCGCCTGGTGGCGGTGGACGGCAGGCTACAGATCCGGGACTACGAGACCCAGGACGGGCAGAAGCGCCGTCAGGCCGAGGTCGTGGCCGAAAACATCCGCTTCCTCGACCGCAGGGCCGACGCCTCCACCGAAGTCGCCGCGGCCGACTTCGAGCCCTCGGCCGAGCCCGAGGAGGAAGACGTACCATTCTAG
- the rpsR gene encoding 30S ribosomal protein S18 — MAERERKKEWRGRRPRRKVCSFCSEKAQFVDYKDVNRIRRFVSERGKILPRRVTGTCARHQRLLATAVKRARELALLPYTAE, encoded by the coding sequence ATGGCCGAACGTGAAAGGAAGAAGGAGTGGCGGGGACGGCGGCCGCGCCGCAAGGTGTGCTCGTTCTGCTCGGAGAAAGCACAGTTCGTAGACTACAAGGACGTCAACCGCATCCGCAGGTTCGTCTCCGAGCGCGGCAAGATCCTGCCGCGGCGCGTCACCGGGACCTGCGCCCGCCACCAGCGTCTGCTGGCGACCGCAGTTAAGCGGGCCCGCGAACTGGCCCTGCTCCCGTACACGGCGGAATAG